In Microtus ochrogaster isolate Prairie Vole_2 unplaced genomic scaffold, MicOch1.0 UNK13, whole genome shotgun sequence, the genomic stretch gtttaaatcactgctttacAAACAGCTCTGTATGTAGCAAATCCTCTGCTTTTAAATCTAGCGTTTACACTAGGACTTGGAAAATAGCATTATTGCAGTATATAGACTAATAGACAATACCAGGAAGCTTTATACTTAATAATAAAGTTaggaatattagaaaatatataattaacttcaattaatttctaaaatgaaataattccttTCTAACTTGACAATAAAGCTTCTTGAAAAGTAGCCAACAAATTGAAGGTTACTAGCACTCCTTTAAGCTGATAAATTGATTTCAAAGCAAGTAGCAAAGTGTCTATTTCTATAGACTAAAAAGCCAGTGTTTATAAAACTATGACTAGTTTCAATTATTTAAAGAGCATACTTTTTAGAGACAACCTGCACTATATCATATCTAGTTAAAAATACTCTTTATCcattaaacatttgtttaaaaagtagATCTATATTAagtacttttattaaaaatatgtcatTCTATAAATTAATGGTTATTTTAACATTCTAcaagtacatattttaaaataacatatttatatttaattttgaaaatgctagAAGGAAGGCTAGTGTTAGTGGAGATATTCTCTATATATTAGCATCAGAAACTGTCTTCAAATGACTTTAGATtagtttgttttcaaaatattttgcttttcaggGGTGATAAGTTGCACACAGAAGCAGCTGtctaaaaatattatctttttaattttgtttctaatcAATAGGAGCTCAGAGTTGCCACGCAGGAGAAAGATGGCTCTTCTGGGAGATGCATGCTTACTCTCCTAGGCCTCTCATTCATCTTGGCTGGGCTGATTGTGGGTGGAGCCTGCATTTACAAGTACTTCATGCCTAAGGTAATAATTATAGCTCTTACTATTTGGAATTACTAATTGCCGTGTATTTCATTAGCAACCTAAATAATTATGTGGTGGTAACCAGAGAAATGAAGACTTGAGGAATGTTTTCAATTACCTTTCACTCTGCCATTGCTTAGGTTTCATAACGCTGTAACAAACAAGTCTCAGGTTAACACAGTACATGAGTGTAAGAGACAATTCAGGTGTCATGGCGATGAATATTGCAAAGTCTTAAACTTCCCTTTTGTCTCTTAGAGCACCATTTACCACGGTGAGATGTGCTTCTTTGATTCTGAAGATCCTGTAAATTCCCTCCATGGAGGAGAgccatatttcctgcctgtgaccGAGGAGGCTGATATCCGTGAGGACGACAACATTGCAATCATTGATGTGCCTGTTCCCAGTTTCTCAGATAGTGACCCTGCAGCAATTATCCATGACTTTGAGaaggtggatttttctttcttgcagttATTCAAAATTTTTCTCTAGTCCTTCTTTACTGAAAGACAATGAATTTATTCATAAATGAACACCGTTTTGGAGCCAAACCTTTTCATTGTGTTGTTGTTGGGTAGGCGtagtaaattttcaaaaaagatcTGGCTGTTTGTTCTGATGGTACGTGAAAATCTGGAGTATTAATACGCATCGTTTTTCACCTCCCCAACAGGGAATGACTGCTTACCTGGACTTGCTTTTGGGAAACTGTTATCTGATGCCCCTCAATACTTCCATTGTTATGACTCCAAAGAATCTGGTGGAGCTTTTTGGCAAACTGGCAGTATGTATTTCagagatcatttttttcttataagcaCTTCCAAATAATTTTGCTTCATTATTCAAAAAAGCTAATGAATTGGGCCAGACATTCCATCTcgttgaaatatttttttaatgaaaagtgtAAGCTGTGCCAAAATAGATGGAACTGAGGTATTTTATGTTAAGCAATGTAAGCCAGTCAGACAGACAAATGCTTTATGTTCTTCATATATAGAAGCTAAAAGTGTTCACCTGAACTCACAACACTGATTAATAGAAGTTGAAAAGGGCATGTATGTGGGGGGAGGTGGATAAAGGGAGGTTGGATTTTATCAAtgcatgctgtgtgtatgtgcaaataGCACACTGAACTTGAAactcataaatgtatatatgtataataaaaatagtatataaaaCTGCTCTTaaatgaattctatttttaataatgtctatttttaaaaggatgtaAGTGGGGATTTTAATACCATCTTTAAGAAtttattgtcttaattttttttctttgcactttTAGAGTGGCAAGTATTTGCCTCACACTTACGTGGTTCGTGAAGACCTGGTTGCTGTGGAAGAAATCCGTGATGTTAGTAACCTTGGTATTTTTATTTACCAACTTTGCAACAACCGAAAATCCTTCCGCCTTAGACGCAGAGACCTCTTGCTGGGTaggtaatttattatttttgggtGAGCAGAAGAGAGTGAGGGTAGACTGCATGGAAATGAGCATGTTGAAATACCTCTTCATGGACACAGACAACTAAAAAGCCATCTGTTTGTGTCTTCACAGGTTTCAATAAGCGTGCCATTGACAAATGCTGGAAGATAAGACACTTCCCCAATGAATTTATTGTTGAGACCAAGATATGTCAGGAGTGAAGAAGGGCAGATAAAGAGTATCCTTGGTATTGAGAAGTCAGCAGCTTACAGTATGACTTTAGTAATGGGATACTCATGATATTTACTCATGCATTTACTCTATTGCTTATACTGGAAACGGAAAGGGGGGAGAAAACTACTAACCACTGCAAGCCATTGTCCAATTCAAGTTTAATTGACATTGCTTGCTGTTT encodes the following:
- the Itm2a gene encoding integral membrane protein 2A, which codes for MVKIAFNTPTAVQKEEARQDVEALVSRTVRAQILTGKELRVATQEKDGSSGRCMLTLLGLSFILAGLIVGGACIYKYFMPKSTIYHGEMCFFDSEDPVNSLHGGEPYFLPVTEEADIREDDNIAIIDVPVPSFSDSDPAAIIHDFEKGMTAYLDLLLGNCYLMPLNTSIVMTPKNLVELFGKLASGKYLPHTYVVREDLVAVEEIRDVSNLGIFIYQLCNNRKSFRLRRRDLLLGFNKRAIDKCWKIRHFPNEFIVETKICQE